Proteins from one Panthera leo isolate Ple1 chromosome D1, P.leo_Ple1_pat1.1, whole genome shotgun sequence genomic window:
- the DCUN1D5 gene encoding DCN1-like protein 5 isoform X4 — translation MCDCTEKLQNKFDFLRSQLNDISSFKNIYRYAFDFARDKDQRSLDIDTAKSMLALLLGRTWPLFSVFYQYLEQSKYRVMNKDQWYNVLEFSRTVHADLSNYDEDGAWPVLLDEFVEWQKIRQTS, via the exons gtgTGACTGCACAGAAAAGTTACAGAACAAATTTGACTTTTTGCGCTCACAGTTGAATGATATTTCTTCGTTTAAGAATATCTACAGATATGCCTTTGATTTTGCAAGG GATAAAGATCAGAGAAGCCTTGATATCGACACTGCTAAGTCTATGCTCGCCCTGCTGCTTGGAAGGACATGGCCgctgttttcagtgttttacCAGTACCTGGAG CAATCGAAGTATCGTGTTATGAACAAAGATCAGTGGTACAATGTGTTAGAATTCAGCAGAACCGTCCATGCCGATCTTAGTAACTATGATGAAGATGGTGCTT GGCCTGTTCTTCTCGATGAATTTGTTGAGTGGCAGAAAATCCGTCAGACATCATAG